Genomic DNA from Chaetodon trifascialis isolate fChaTrf1 chromosome 19, fChaTrf1.hap1, whole genome shotgun sequence:
TGAGTGAATATGCTGGCACAAAGCTTGCGAACGTCTGCCAATGTCAGCCATGAAACCTTTTGCATGTTGGCACAAACCCataagtgtttgtttttcaggcttttctcAAAAACTTTGATATTTGCTGGATGTATTAAAATTCGGTTTTAAAAAAGGAAGACGTGTGAATTGACTGAACGTCCTCCAGCAGGAAAGGGTCAGTGCATCTTACCTCATCACAGTCACCCTCCACCATGGCATAGATGGCCTTCTTCACCAGATTAGTACCTGACACAGAAGAGTTCAGAGTCAGTGATGGCACACAAGTCAACGAAACACGAGCTTGAAGAAAAGAACGCttgtttttttctactttttctgGCTTGACGTCTGATCACATAAGAAGTGCAAAAGGTGTGCAATGTCTAGGTGTTACACATCAACTCAGAGTGTATGACTTATCTAAATGTTGCATTTGCATAAAGTGATTTGGCTGtcaaaaaagcacaaaagtcGCTGTTGCACAACTTGGTCTCGGCTGCACACCATGAAAGGACAGgctttttgtttattctgcaCAGGACGTGCAGGGTGCTGGTCTCACCGATGCTTTTCCTTCTGTGTTTTGAGTCCACGGCCAGCATGGCAATGTAGCCACGACGGAACATCTTCTTGTGCATGTCAAGCTTACATACTATGGCTCCGACACACTCCTGCTCCACCATtgcctgtgacacacacacacacacacacacacacacacacacacacacacacacacacacacacacacacacacacacacacacacacacaaaattagtTCTTCTGAGCGGCCCCTGAAAGCCTAGCAACAGTTCCTATACAGCTGCTGTCGTCCTGCCAGGCCTGCTGGCTGTCagagctgacctctgacctttattTCATGGCACTTCCTCTTATGTCACATGCAGCTTTCCAGCCAAACTGGAACTGGAAGTTTACGACCTTGAGGCTCAGAGGATAAACAAAGAAAGGACAATATTTTTCAGGGTAGAGAACCCGAACTGGACACTGCAGGTGCAAGAGGAAACACCCACTTAAAGTACATTACTCGCTACCTAAACTGGAAAGTTTGCTTGGTCTTAAATTCCTGCACACATATTGGACACAAGATCCATACATCACTGCCAAACTAAACAGGATATGGTCATGACAGTTCAGCTTGTCTTGACTGAACAGCTATTAATTCAAAATTGAAATCTACAAAATTAACCAGGATGGAGGTCTTGTGATAAAAAGTGGGTTTGCAGCTGCCATCAGATACAATACAAACTCCAAACCAAAGAACCACCAGTAAGacatttacatgtgtgtgtttaagctgTGTGTGCCGCTGTATGGCGCATTGACAGGTACACCCAGCCCCAGGAATGGCATGCTGCTTCAGGCAAAGTCCATGGGCTGGGAGGGTCACTCACACCTTATCTTCATTTGATCAACAAAGTTTAACAACGAATACAGACATTTTCTTCACACTGGGATGGATTCGGTGTCGTACTCACCAGAAAGCAGAGCTGCGGCCAGTTATGGATGAAGTACCTGTACGTGTAAATTGAATAAGGCTCAGACAAGTCCTTGGTGATCAGTCTCATGATCCACGGCATCTGTAGCTCGGACTCGTAGCGGACATAGCGGATGCCGTGGCTGTCCTCTTCCGCTCGGCCGGGAGAGCTGCTCAGGTCGAGCCGGGCCAGCTCCGCGGCTGGCGGCTGCTGCGGGTCAACGAGGCTCTCCTCTCCGCCGGGCCCGGCAGCGTCCGGCGGCTCGACGCTCGGTGGTCTCGGAGGCTCTGTATGGTCAAACTCCTCTTTGCCTTCGTCCCCGGAGTGGCTGTGGGCCGCCTCAGTTCTCGTGAAACCCGGCATCCCGTTCATGCTATTGTTGACCAGAGGAGAGTGACTGCCGTTTTTGGAGAATGGGCTGTGGCCTTCGTGTTGGCAATGCTCACTATTGTTTCTAGCGGCTGGAGCCTCCTCattgctgccgctgctgctgctgtcacagttgTCCACGGACGGTCTCGGATTGTCAGGCCGGTTCCCTGTATGCTGGTGGCTGTCAGCGTTCTCAGAGGGGCTGGCCAAGccatttagctgctgctgctctcggGCTTGCATTTTGAGGTGCAGCGCCGCCGGGCTAGCTCTCGCTAGCATGTTTTTCTGCTTATTCTTAACCGACGTGTTAACTTCGCTCACCGGCTGCGACTTCTTCCCTGTATCGGTGGGTACACAGTCCTCCCTGTGGTAGGCCGACTCTCCGCCTTCCCCCGCCGGCTCCGCGCTCCCAGCCCCGGGGAAAGGAGGAATTTCAGCCGGGGATGCAGGCAGTGCGCTACTAGGCCCAGGCGGCACTGTGGCCATCCCACCGCATTAAGGTGGAGATTCACGCTTGGAAAACGTTGAACACTATCTCATCCACAAGACGAAGGGGTATACAATCAATATACAAGTTAGTTCACCGAATATTACATAAATCCAAGGGTTTTTGGGTCGATAACGTATCCGCTGGCGACGTTTGTCGCTGCTTTCTCCTCGATTTCCCTGCTGCCGCAAAGTGCTGTCGCAGCAAACGCCATtgccacagcagacagaagcGTTTTACGACAGTAGTGTAACGCATGACAGATGCAGGTTTAttcagcaccaccagggacgCTTATCTACTGTACTGAGTTCACTTAAAGCCATTTCTCCGTGTTCATTCTGTGGTTTTGTTGACTTTGATCtacaagaaaagaaaatacacaaaagcaaGGAAAAGTGGACAGTGGAGTGGCTTCACGATGTTTACATTGCATTGGTGTACAGCCTGTAATTTCTAAACCCCTGAACGTATTTGTCTatttaaaaacctgaaaaagTGTcgaaatgacaaacaaacacttcGTCTAttgtactgttttttttatataactttttttttttttttttacaggataCCACTCTGCAAAATTGTTAAATTATTGACAAGAGGAGGTAAAGTGCATCATGGTTGAGTAATTACTTTTAACGTTAGTTTAATGCAGACTCTTGTCATAATTTGCATTTCATCTCATGTTTAATAGACCTGCATATAATCGGTCTTTGAATTTGTACTACAGCCTGATATGTGTTGGAACACTTTAAATGGTGAAAT
This window encodes:
- the naa30 gene encoding N-alpha-acetyltransferase 30, with protein sequence MATVPPGPSSALPASPAEIPPFPGAGSAEPAGEGGESAYHREDCVPTDTGKKSQPVSEVNTSVKNKQKNMLARASPAALHLKMQAREQQQLNGLASPSENADSHQHTGNRPDNPRPSVDNCDSSSSGSNEEAPAARNNSEHCQHEGHSPFSKNGSHSPLVNNSMNGMPGFTRTEAAHSHSGDEGKEEFDHTEPPRPPSVEPPDAAGPGGEESLVDPQQPPAAELARLDLSSSPGRAEEDSHGIRYVRYESELQMPWIMRLITKDLSEPYSIYTYRYFIHNWPQLCFLAMVEQECVGAIVCKLDMHKKMFRRGYIAMLAVDSKHRRKSIGTNLVKKAIYAMVEGDCDEVVLETEITNKSALKLYENLGFVRDKRLFRYYLNGVDALRLKLWLR